The following coding sequences lie in one Lentilactobacillus sp. SPB1-3 genomic window:
- a CDS encoding DUF4145 domain-containing protein — protein MLTYSTDLSIDDLLSLDDVSSIDNYSIKEQVIFPKVYNSTIPSPSNDMPEDAKDTYNEAVSIIDLSPRASAALARLATQQLIDNIVPGNGNLNDKIGKLVQNGLPEEVQRMLDSLRVIGNNSVHPGQIDFTDKEDALNIAKSLLIMLNTITSRLITEQKELDKIYDMIPDGAKKSIVHRDNK, from the coding sequence ATGCTTACTTATTCAACTGATTTATCTATAGACGATTTATTATCACTAGACGATGTTTCGTCTATAGACAATTATTCCATCAAAGAACAAGTGATTTTCCCTAAAGTTTATAATTCGACTATTCCTTCACCTAGCAATGACATGCCTGAAGATGCTAAAGATACTTATAACGAAGCAGTGTCAATAATTGACCTATCGCCTAGAGCGTCTGCAGCTCTTGCTAGGTTAGCTACTCAACAATTAATAGATAACATCGTTCCTGGAAACGGCAACTTAAACGATAAAATTGGTAAATTAGTACAAAATGGTTTACCAGAAGAGGTTCAAAGAATGCTCGATTCATTAAGGGTCATCGGTAATAATTCTGTTCATCCTGGACAAATTGATTTCACTGATAAAGAAGATGCCTTAAACATAGCTAAAAGCTTACTAATTATGTTGAACACAATAACTAGCAGACTAATAACCGAGCAAAAAGAATTAGATAAAATCTACGATATGATTCCTGATGGAGCCAAGAAATCCATTGTACACAGAGATAACAAGTAA